A region of Triplophysa rosa linkage group LG16, Trosa_1v2, whole genome shotgun sequence DNA encodes the following proteins:
- the pex11b gene encoding peroxisomal membrane protein 11B isoform X1, whose translation MESWVRFSAQSQAKERVFRAAQYTCTLLGYTLQKGGASAELLSTIKQLESHMSLTRKLMRLGNSAEALEAAKRTVHLSDCVLRLCITVAHLNKAMYFACDNVLWAGKTGLLPELDQNKWSQRSFRYYLFALILSLTRDAYEIHLLMERESRSSSAKSFNSSASPRTPTPENGEFPLTPSPSSALSPLPPLPLLSARLNKQLRLMLTVLRNNPPLLLDLLKNLCDVFIPLDRLGLYPTGPGFVGACGLTSSVLSILTIVHPWLKLKP comes from the exons GGCTGCTCAGTACACCTGCACACTGCTGGGATACACGCTGCAGAAAGGAGGCGCAAGTGCAGAACTCCTGAGCACCATTAAACAGCTGGAATCTCACATGAGTCTAACCAGAAAAC TAATGCGGTTGGGAAACTCTGCAGAAGCTCTGGAGGCAGCTAAACGTACTGTGCATCTATCAGACTGTGTGCTGCGTCTTTGCATTACGGTGGCACATTTAAACAAAGCGATGTATTTCGCCTGTGATAATGTGCTGTGGGCTGGTAAAACAGGGCTGCTGCCTGAGCTGGACCAAAACAAATGGAGTCAGCGGTCGTTtag GTACTATTTGTTTGCACTTATCCTCAGCCTAACCCGAGATGCCTATGAAATCCACCTGCTGATGGAGAGAGAGTCCCGTAGCAGTTCAGCTAAAAGCTTTAACTCCAGTGCTTCCCCCCGTACTCCCACCCCAGAAAACGGAGAGTTTCCTCTCACCCCCTCTCCTTCCTCAGCCCTGTCTCCACTACCCCCCCTCCCGCTGCTCTCCGCCAGACTCAACAAGCAGCTTCGCCTGATGCTCACGGTCCTGCGCAACAACCCTCCGCTGCTTCTGGACCTCCTGAAAAACCTGTGTGACGTGTTCATTCCACTGGACCGGCTGGGTTTGTACCCCACCGGGCCGGGCTTTGTGGGGGCATGTGGCCTCACTTCCTCCGTCCTGTCCATTCTGACTATAGTACACCCATGGCTCAAACTCAAGCCCTGA
- the pex11b gene encoding peroxisomal membrane protein 11B isoform X2, producing MSLTRKLMRLGNSAEALEAAKRTVHLSDCVLRLCITVAHLNKAMYFACDNVLWAGKTGLLPELDQNKWSQRSFRYYLFALILSLTRDAYEIHLLMERESRSSSAKSFNSSASPRTPTPENGEFPLTPSPSSALSPLPPLPLLSARLNKQLRLMLTVLRNNPPLLLDLLKNLCDVFIPLDRLGLYPTGPGFVGACGLTSSVLSILTIVHPWLKLKP from the exons ATGAGTCTAACCAGAAAAC TAATGCGGTTGGGAAACTCTGCAGAAGCTCTGGAGGCAGCTAAACGTACTGTGCATCTATCAGACTGTGTGCTGCGTCTTTGCATTACGGTGGCACATTTAAACAAAGCGATGTATTTCGCCTGTGATAATGTGCTGTGGGCTGGTAAAACAGGGCTGCTGCCTGAGCTGGACCAAAACAAATGGAGTCAGCGGTCGTTtag GTACTATTTGTTTGCACTTATCCTCAGCCTAACCCGAGATGCCTATGAAATCCACCTGCTGATGGAGAGAGAGTCCCGTAGCAGTTCAGCTAAAAGCTTTAACTCCAGTGCTTCCCCCCGTACTCCCACCCCAGAAAACGGAGAGTTTCCTCTCACCCCCTCTCCTTCCTCAGCCCTGTCTCCACTACCCCCCCTCCCGCTGCTCTCCGCCAGACTCAACAAGCAGCTTCGCCTGATGCTCACGGTCCTGCGCAACAACCCTCCGCTGCTTCTGGACCTCCTGAAAAACCTGTGTGACGTGTTCATTCCACTGGACCGGCTGGGTTTGTACCCCACCGGGCCGGGCTTTGTGGGGGCATGTGGCCTCACTTCCTCCGTCCTGTCCATTCTGACTATAGTACACCCATGGCTCAAACTCAAGCCCTGA